One Bacillota bacterium DNA segment encodes these proteins:
- a CDS encoding 2-oxoacid:acceptor oxidoreductase subunit alpha, whose product MERRDLVWQVGGAQGEGIESAGALFLQIMHEEGYYVASHRHFMSLIKGGHTHYQVRVGSRPLLTPGDRVDILVAFDQLSIEHDADKLHEGSLVLANAAKKPHLPEGSPGRLLPVDFLALAKQAGGAIMANTVALGATGALLGWGEEALDEYFTSRFGRKGDEVVEQNRNAYRLGWEAVHKLGIPPLAMPEKPAPGRRVLLQGDEAMGWGSLEAGSRLFFAYPITPASEILQWLAKWLPKVGGAVVQAEDEIAAVNYAIGANLAGQRAWTATSGPGFSLMQEGIAIAAMTETPVVIVDAQRGGPATGLPTRPEQSDLNEILYGSHGDQPRIVISPATTADAFWAIQAAFNAAEKYQCPVIVAADLNLALDVRNVDLEELRRIPVERGQLDLEPGAFAPHTYPRFQLTDTGVSPRVLPGVPGKTTAAVGDEHTVEGHITEDAEPRVAQMTKRLKKMETAAADPELTREALWTSGPEDADLVLVGFAGTYGPIEEARQLLEAEGVPARHVHLRVLRPFPTRALAAELEGKKVLVVEQNATGQLAGELRRQLGSDGFHSCLKFDGNPFTTAEVLASVREVLAR is encoded by the coding sequence GTGGAACGCCGAGATCTGGTCTGGCAGGTCGGCGGCGCCCAGGGCGAGGGGATCGAGTCGGCCGGGGCGCTCTTCCTCCAGATCATGCACGAGGAAGGCTACTACGTCGCGTCGCACCGGCACTTCATGAGCCTGATCAAGGGCGGCCACACGCACTACCAGGTGCGCGTCGGCTCCCGGCCGCTCCTGACGCCCGGGGACCGGGTCGACATCCTGGTCGCCTTCGACCAACTCTCCATCGAACACGACGCCGACAAGCTGCACGAGGGCTCGCTGGTCCTGGCCAACGCGGCCAAGAAGCCGCACCTCCCGGAGGGGAGCCCGGGACGGTTGCTGCCGGTCGACTTCCTGGCGCTGGCCAAGCAGGCGGGCGGCGCCATCATGGCCAACACGGTGGCGCTGGGCGCCACCGGCGCGCTGCTGGGCTGGGGCGAGGAGGCGCTGGACGAGTACTTCACCAGCCGCTTCGGCCGCAAGGGCGACGAGGTGGTGGAGCAGAACCGGAACGCCTACCGGCTGGGGTGGGAGGCCGTCCACAAGCTGGGGATCCCGCCGCTCGCCATGCCGGAGAAGCCGGCCCCCGGGCGGCGCGTCCTCCTCCAGGGCGACGAGGCGATGGGCTGGGGGTCGTTGGAGGCGGGCAGCAGGCTCTTCTTCGCCTACCCCATCACGCCCGCCAGCGAGATCCTCCAGTGGCTGGCCAAGTGGCTGCCCAAGGTGGGCGGCGCGGTGGTCCAGGCCGAGGACGAGATCGCCGCGGTCAACTACGCCATCGGCGCCAACCTGGCCGGGCAGCGCGCCTGGACGGCGACCTCCGGCCCGGGCTTCTCCCTGATGCAGGAAGGGATCGCCATCGCGGCCATGACGGAGACGCCGGTGGTGATCGTCGACGCCCAGCGCGGCGGCCCGGCCACCGGACTGCCCACGCGCCCGGAGCAGAGCGACCTGAACGAGATCCTCTACGGCTCGCACGGAGACCAGCCGCGCATCGTCATCAGCCCGGCCACCACGGCCGACGCCTTCTGGGCGATCCAGGCGGCCTTCAACGCGGCGGAGAAGTACCAGTGCCCGGTCATCGTGGCCGCCGACCTCAATCTGGCCCTGGACGTGCGCAACGTGGACCTGGAGGAGCTGCGGCGCATCCCCGTCGAGCGCGGGCAGCTCGACCTGGAGCCGGGCGCCTTCGCGCCGCACACCTACCCGCGCTTCCAGCTGACCGACACCGGGGTCTCGCCACGGGTGCTGCCCGGGGTGCCGGGCAAGACCACGGCGGCGGTGGGCGACGAGCACACGGTGGAGGGTCACATCACCGAGGACGCGGAGCCGCGCGTGGCCCAGATGACCAAGCGGCTCAAGAAGATGGAGACGGCCGCCGCCGACCCCGAGCTGACGAGGGAGGCGCTCTGGACCAGCGGGCCCGAGGACGCCGATCTGGTCCTGGTCGGCTTCGCCGGCACCTACGGTCCCATCGAGGAGGCGCGCCAGCTGCTCGAGGCGGAAGGGGTCCCGGCCCGCCACGTCCACCTGCGCGTCCTGCGCCCCTTCCCCACCCGGGCGCTGGCGGCCGAGCTGGAGGGCAAGAAGGTGCTGGTCGTGGAGCAGAACGCCACCGGGCAGCTGGCGGGCGAGCTGCGCCGGCAGCTGGGTTCCGACGGCTTCCACTCCTGCCTGAAGTTCGACGGCAACCCCTTCACCACCGCCGAGGTTCTGGCCTCGGTCAGGGAGGTGCTCGCACGATGA
- a CDS encoding thiamine pyrophosphate-dependent enzyme: MSVTEARKVTLNDYRAETPTWCPGCGDFGVLRGLQRALVDLQIEPHRVLVVSGIGCSGKLSSYIGTYGFHGLHGRTLPVAQAAKLANPELTVIAVGGDGDGYGIGVGHLVHAIRRNVDVTYVVMNNDVYGLTVGQTAPTTPLGRVTRSSPFGSSDYPLSPLGMALGLGASFVAQGFSGHIDHLAVILRAAIQHRGFSLVNVFSPCVTFNEEYGYDYLRQRLVDVDADPSYRRLDRATAAAKLAETGGLVEGILFEDPERVAYDELLPQFAHEPLTRRVAPLKEDERQSILEAFSLTGE; this comes from the coding sequence ATGAGCGTGACGGAAGCGAGGAAGGTGACCCTGAACGACTACCGCGCCGAGACGCCCACCTGGTGCCCCGGGTGCGGCGACTTCGGAGTGCTCCGCGGCCTCCAGCGGGCGCTGGTCGACCTCCAGATCGAGCCGCACCGCGTCCTGGTGGTCAGCGGCATCGGCTGCTCGGGCAAGCTCTCCAGCTACATCGGCACCTACGGCTTCCACGGCCTGCACGGCCGGACCCTGCCGGTCGCCCAGGCGGCCAAGCTGGCCAACCCGGAGCTGACCGTCATCGCCGTCGGCGGCGACGGCGACGGCTACGGCATCGGCGTGGGCCACCTGGTCCATGCCATCCGCCGGAACGTGGACGTCACCTACGTGGTCATGAACAACGACGTCTACGGCCTGACGGTGGGCCAGACGGCGCCCACCACGCCGCTGGGCCGGGTGACGCGCTCCTCGCCCTTCGGCAGTTCCGACTACCCGCTCTCGCCGCTGGGCATGGCCCTGGGTCTCGGCGCCTCCTTCGTGGCGCAGGGCTTCTCGGGCCACATCGACCACCTGGCGGTCATCCTGCGCGCCGCCATCCAGCACAGGGGCTTCTCCCTGGTCAACGTCTTCAGCCCCTGCGTCACCTTCAACGAGGAGTACGGCTACGACTACCTGCGCCAGCGGCTGGTGGACGTGGACGCCGACCCCTCCTACCGCAGGCTGGACCGGGCCACGGCCGCGGCCAAGCTGGCCGAGACCGGCGGTCTCGTGGAAGGGATCCTCTTCGAGGATCCGGAGCGGGTCGCCTACGACGAGCTGCTGCCGCAGTTCGCGCACGAGCCGCTCACCCGCCGGGTGGCGCCGTTGAAGGAGGACGAGCGGCAGTCGATCCTGGAGGCCTTCAGCCTCACCGGGGAATAG
- a CDS encoding FAD-dependent oxidoreductase, whose product MGMLGPLFHQSDLVIAGGGPAGATAALYAARAQLDVVVVDKGLSSGALGMTGRVENYPGLPGATGPEIVEAIRRQATSFGAKFVQAQVIGVDFSGDPKVVYTSDGDYRARAVILATGAMGRARRVPGEDEYVGRGVSYCATCDAAFFRGQRIAVVGSSDEAVEEALFAATFASELLFLVPGRELKAAVSLVEQLEGAPNVRILYGYRLLAVEGDGLRLTGLRVRTPQGSESVVEASAAFIYLQGNKPVTDFLGGAVRLKPEGCVDVDEHFETSVEGVYAVGDLLCSEVKQAVISAAQGTLVAIEVEKRLRGRAVARVDWK is encoded by the coding sequence ATGGGCATGCTGGGACCCCTGTTCCACCAGAGCGATCTCGTCATCGCCGGCGGCGGCCCGGCGGGGGCTACCGCGGCCCTCTATGCGGCGCGCGCGCAGCTGGACGTGGTCGTCGTCGACAAGGGGCTGAGCAGCGGCGCCCTGGGCATGACGGGGCGGGTGGAGAACTATCCGGGCCTGCCCGGCGCGACAGGCCCGGAGATCGTCGAGGCCATCCGGCGCCAGGCCACCTCCTTCGGGGCCAAGTTCGTCCAGGCGCAGGTGATCGGCGTCGACTTCTCCGGCGACCCCAAGGTCGTCTACACGTCCGACGGCGACTACCGGGCGCGGGCCGTCATCCTGGCCACCGGCGCCATGGGGCGGGCGCGGAGGGTGCCCGGCGAGGACGAGTACGTGGGCCGGGGTGTCTCCTACTGCGCCACCTGCGACGCCGCCTTCTTCCGCGGCCAGCGGATCGCGGTGGTGGGCAGCTCCGACGAAGCGGTGGAGGAGGCGCTCTTCGCCGCCACCTTCGCCTCGGAGCTCCTCTTCCTGGTGCCCGGCCGCGAGCTGAAGGCGGCGGTCAGCCTGGTGGAGCAGCTGGAGGGTGCGCCCAACGTCCGCATCCTCTACGGCTACCGCCTGCTGGCGGTCGAGGGCGACGGCCTGCGTCTGACCGGCCTGCGCGTGCGGACGCCCCAAGGGAGCGAGAGCGTCGTCGAGGCGTCCGCGGCCTTCATCTATCTGCAGGGGAACAAGCCGGTGACCGACTTCCTGGGCGGCGCCGTCCGCCTCAAGCCCGAGGGCTGCGTCGACGTGGACGAGCACTTCGAGACCAGCGTGGAGGGCGTCTACGCGGTGGGCGATCTGCTCTGCTCCGAGGTGAAGCAGGCCGTCATCTCGGCGGCGCAGGGAACCCTGGTCGCCATCGAGGTGGAGAAGCGGCTGCGCGGGCGCGCGGTCGCCCGCGTCGACTGGAAGTAG
- a CDS encoding IclR family transcriptional regulator: MPRPRTRRPGSTPRESPHVQVLDRALTLLETLSQEENGLGLVEAANRAQLHPSTTYRLLSTLVSHGFVTHDEETGRYRIGLKAFEVGSAFRLPSELRKLAPGLLRALMSLTGETANLAILERGEVTYIDQVESPGLLGMHAGIGRRVPAHCTGAGKAILSRLTEEEVDAIIAEHGLPAYTPHTITQRAALMEELAKIREQGYALDNEEIEVGVRCVAAPVLDDKGRPVAALSVTGPVTRFHDERLPTLANAIRAAAADLSAKLGYRSA, encoded by the coding sequence ATGCCGAGACCGCGCACGCGTCGACCCGGTTCCACGCCCCGGGAGAGCCCGCACGTCCAGGTTCTGGACCGGGCCCTGACGCTTTTGGAGACGCTCTCGCAGGAGGAGAACGGGCTCGGGCTGGTGGAGGCGGCCAACCGCGCCCAGCTCCACCCGAGCACCACGTACCGGCTGCTGAGCACGCTGGTCAGCCACGGCTTCGTCACCCACGACGAGGAGACCGGCCGCTACCGGATCGGCCTCAAGGCGTTCGAGGTGGGGAGCGCCTTCCGCCTGCCCAGCGAGCTGAGGAAGCTGGCGCCCGGCCTGCTCCGCGCGCTCATGTCGCTGACGGGCGAGACGGCCAACCTGGCCATCCTCGAGCGCGGCGAGGTGACCTACATCGACCAGGTCGAATCGCCGGGTCTGCTGGGGATGCACGCGGGCATCGGTCGCCGCGTCCCCGCCCACTGCACCGGCGCCGGCAAGGCGATCCTGAGCCGTCTCACCGAGGAAGAGGTGGACGCCATCATCGCCGAGCACGGCCTGCCCGCCTACACCCCGCACACCATCACCCAGCGGGCTGCGCTGATGGAGGAGCTGGCGAAGATCCGGGAGCAGGGCTACGCCCTGGACAACGAGGAGATCGAGGTGGGTGTCCGCTGCGTGGCCGCGCCCGTCCTGGACGACAAGGGGCGGCCGGTGGCGGCGCTCAGCGTCACCGGACCGGTCACGCGCTTCCATGACGAGCGGCTGCCCACCCTGGCCAACGCCATCCGGGCCGCCGCCGCCGACCTCTCGGCCAAGCTGGGCTACCGCTCGGCCTGA